In the Synechococcus sp. UW179A genome, one interval contains:
- a CDS encoding glycoside hydrolase family 104 protein has protein sequence MTSLALTACRCIPGAVASVVPLLTILPAPEARAALPALQSSRSRLVMLEEDAKTSALPYVITPERRAMLNTIRFAEGTWKGGHDLGYRVMFGGGLMPSMDRHPNRVIYSSRYASAAAGAYQFMPFTWDMVKRRLGVRGFGPEVQDQGALFLIQRRKALKLTDSGVMSPYLAAKLAPEWASFPTLRGRSYYGQPVKRFANLQGFFNVNLAQLRKIRDERRSALSAQRSGQSKSGVLSDCLGPAFSCEMP, from the coding sequence ATGACTTCCCTTGCTCTCACCGCCTGTCGTTGCATCCCAGGCGCTGTTGCAAGTGTTGTTCCACTGCTCACCATTCTCCCTGCTCCTGAGGCACGTGCAGCTCTTCCTGCATTGCAAAGTTCCCGTTCCAGGTTGGTGATGCTTGAAGAAGATGCCAAGACTTCGGCTCTCCCTTACGTCATTACTCCTGAGCGTCGAGCGATGCTCAACACCATTCGTTTCGCAGAGGGCACCTGGAAGGGTGGTCACGATCTCGGATATCGCGTCATGTTCGGTGGTGGTCTGATGCCATCCATGGATCGCCACCCCAACCGTGTGATCTATTCTTCCCGTTATGCAAGTGCTGCTGCTGGTGCTTACCAGTTCATGCCATTCACTTGGGATATGGTCAAACGTCGTCTTGGCGTGAGAGGGTTTGGTCCCGAAGTACAGGACCAGGGAGCGCTTTTTCTCATTCAAAGACGGAAAGCACTCAAGTTGACTGATAGCGGTGTTATGAGTCCATACCTTGCTGCGAAGTTGGCACCCGAGTGGGCTTCCTTTCCCACTTTGCGTGGAAGAAGTTATTACGGACAACCCGTGAAGCGATTTGCAAATCTACAGGGATTTTTCAATGTGAATCTTGCTCAATTGCGCAAGATTCGTGATGAGCGTCGCTCAGCCCTTTCGGCACAGAGATCAGGTCAATCCAAGTCTGGTGTGCTCTCTGATTGCTTAGGACCGGCCTTCTCATGCGAGATGCCCTGA
- a CDS encoding TPM domain-containing protein: protein MMRGLKALLSLSVLLVMFAAPAGAIDNPDLLPDHPTPVIDLAKALSQTQRQSLETSLDAFEQRSGWKLRVLTQYERTPGLAVKDFWGLDERSLLLVADPRGGNLLNFNVGDALFALMPRTWWVELQTRYGNQFYVKDHGEDGAILAALDAVELCLDRGGCQVVPGLPTEQWLWTLSTSILGGLIAGFAAYPRKEGERIAWGWLLLLSPLWVMLFGVFGVAPVVTRTSEFLPLIRNGMGFMAGGIGAYLIAGATVGRKLNESNQES, encoded by the coding sequence ATGATGCGTGGCCTGAAGGCCCTACTGAGCCTGTCGGTGCTGCTGGTGATGTTCGCCGCGCCCGCCGGGGCAATCGACAATCCCGATCTGCTCCCAGACCATCCGACACCGGTGATTGACCTCGCCAAGGCTCTGAGCCAAACACAGCGCCAGTCACTGGAAACTTCTCTCGACGCCTTTGAACAACGCAGCGGCTGGAAGCTGAGAGTGCTGACGCAATACGAGCGAACACCTGGTCTAGCCGTGAAGGATTTCTGGGGACTGGACGAGCGCAGCCTGCTGCTGGTGGCGGATCCGCGTGGGGGCAATCTGCTCAACTTCAATGTGGGCGATGCTCTGTTTGCGCTGATGCCACGCACCTGGTGGGTTGAATTACAGACCCGCTATGGCAATCAGTTTTATGTGAAGGATCACGGAGAGGACGGCGCCATCCTGGCGGCACTGGATGCGGTGGAACTCTGCTTGGATCGAGGCGGATGCCAGGTTGTACCGGGCCTTCCAACGGAACAGTGGCTCTGGACGCTTAGCACCTCAATCCTCGGTGGATTGATTGCAGGCTTCGCAGCCTATCCACGCAAAGAAGGTGAGCGAATTGCTTGGGGCTGGCTGTTATTACTGTCGCCACTGTGGGTCATGCTTTTCGGTGTGTTCGGGGTTGCCCCCGTGGTGACACGAACAAGCGAGTTCCTGCCGCTGATACGCAACGGCATGGGATTCATGGCTGGAGGAATCGGTGCTTATCTAATCGCCGGGGCGACTGTCGGACGAAAGTTGAACGAATCCAACCAAGAGAGCTGA
- a CDS encoding SAM-dependent methyltransferase, whose product MKALDVPCPEWLRERLQQHGQRVPFSTFMEWALHDPDHGAYGSGQLHVGTTGDFVTSPSLSEDFSSLLIHQLIEWLELLGVRHPEGRLSIVDVGPGEGDLIAQLIPLLQVSAAEWLPRLECVLVEINPGMQQRQRARLESVGQIPCRWVSLQELAAEPVNGIMIAHELLDALPVERLILKGGSLRRQMVTLQASGASKALLRWDDDPLPVPMQAQIQECADRDAFELPPRGALDGWATEWHHSVQPWMKQACAAMTDGLLLVVDYALESSRYYNSRRADGTLVAYKRQQASSDVLRDAGSQDITAHLCIESFVGAASEAGWNFAGQCRQGEALLALGLAARLTALQQMPADQLAEALRRREALLRLVDPSCLGELRWFAFLRNAPTAVSNELLDSRFLREPT is encoded by the coding sequence ATGAAGGCCTTAGATGTGCCCTGTCCCGAATGGCTACGGGAGCGACTGCAACAGCATGGCCAGCGGGTGCCCTTCTCCACCTTCATGGAATGGGCCCTGCATGACCCTGATCACGGCGCCTATGGCAGTGGTCAACTGCATGTGGGCACGACTGGTGATTTCGTCACCTCTCCATCCCTCAGTGAGGATTTCTCAAGCCTGTTGATTCATCAGCTGATCGAATGGCTGGAGTTGCTGGGCGTTCGCCATCCAGAAGGCCGGCTCTCAATCGTGGATGTGGGGCCTGGTGAGGGTGATCTCATCGCTCAGTTGATCCCCCTTCTCCAAGTTTCCGCAGCTGAATGGCTGCCGCGTCTGGAGTGTGTTCTTGTCGAAATCAACCCTGGGATGCAGCAGCGCCAGAGAGCGCGGCTCGAGTCAGTGGGTCAGATTCCCTGCCGCTGGGTCTCATTGCAGGAGCTCGCCGCTGAACCGGTCAACGGCATCATGATTGCTCATGAACTGCTTGATGCTCTGCCGGTCGAGCGTCTCATTTTGAAAGGAGGATCACTTCGGCGGCAGATGGTCACTCTTCAGGCCTCTGGTGCATCGAAGGCTCTGCTCCGATGGGACGACGATCCCTTGCCTGTGCCAATGCAGGCTCAAATCCAGGAGTGTGCGGATCGTGATGCTTTCGAGCTTCCGCCAAGGGGAGCGTTGGATGGATGGGCCACGGAATGGCATCACTCCGTGCAGCCCTGGATGAAGCAGGCCTGTGCAGCCATGACCGATGGTCTGTTGTTGGTGGTGGACTACGCCTTGGAGTCAAGCCGGTATTACAACTCGCGGCGAGCTGATGGAACGCTGGTGGCCTACAAACGCCAACAGGCATCCTCTGATGTTCTGCGTGATGCGGGTTCTCAAGACATCACCGCTCACCTGTGCATCGAATCATTCGTGGGAGCAGCTTCAGAGGCTGGCTGGAATTTTGCCGGCCAGTGCCGTCAAGGAGAAGCGCTGCTTGCGTTGGGTCTGGCAGCGCGGCTGACAGCGTTGCAGCAGATGCCTGCTGATCAGCTGGCGGAAGCATTGCGTCGAAGGGAAGCTCTGCTGAGACTTGTAGACCCCAGTTGTCTCGGGGAGCTGCGTTGGTTCGCCTTTCTTCGCAACGCACCAACTGCAGTAAGCAATGAACTACTCGACAGTCGTTTCCTGCGGGAACCGACCTAA